The DNA segment atagaaattgctattttaaaaaacataaaactaaaaatatatttaaatgaaacataaatacttcaataaaatttatcaaataatgacattttacataaaccaataattaaaatgataataaaaaaacttgtaaCAAAAAATTAGACATAGTAACGAGATTTAAGACTAattaatttcaaagaaattgGAAACAAATGATCAAGTCATGTCATTCGTGGGGAGATCTGACACATGTTTAGTGTATGGGGGTGGAGTTAGAAATAGGATTCAAGGGGGCAATACGAGATATATTAGTTTTTCGAGGTTAAATGTGAGCCAAAAAGTAACATTTAATTTGCTGGTTGGTTTGATCCTCTTTAAAATTAAGGTCTTGGGATCAAAATCTCATTGAATGgtagttcttttatttttttagagaggGGGGACATCTGCTCTGTCTGAGCCCTTCAGacccattttaaagtctttggTCATGAAGTctatatttgttttgaaaaaaaatattatattcagATTACTTCAAGAAAGCTCAAGAGACctaattatttattatgaatTAAAGCAATGATGTTGTATATCGAGACAAAGGAAAAACTAAAACATCTCATAGAATATCCTTCTCCCTAGAAAGTTTTGATGAGTAGCAATCATGATTCACAATAGATTAATCCATGGAAAGATAACAACATCTTCTTAGACTTGTACATGTGGATagctattagaaaaaaaaaaaaaaaattaatgcacAAAAATTGggatgaagaaataaaataaactcatCAATGGTTACAGCTGGTACATGAATGAATAGATGGAAGAGAAcacaacatccaatcacaaATAATAGATGTAAAACAATTATTATTGtccttttgtttaattaatcaaCTATTCAAGTTGGGGGATGTGCCACACATGGGACcatgaattaaattattgtACAAAATGTCTCATAAGAAAAATGTTGTTTCCCTTACtttctatacattttttttaactaattaagttatataaataattaagagTCATTAggatggattttttattttctattttaaaaaataaaaaataaggataacttctacataaaatataaaaacttataatcttatataaaaaaatgcaatagttttttaaaattgattaaaaaattgagatactaaaaaaaattatcacctcaaattttgaaatttatttaaaaaatttagaaacataatctaaatttatattttttttatataagagtttctattttttatataaaaatttcatttttaaaaaataaaaaactgaaaaatatatataagtaaagtgtaaatacttaaataaaatttatcaaataatgaCATTTTACTTAAACCTATACTTAAAAGTGACaataaaaaaactcataaataaaaaaagtatacTTAGTAAAAGATTTAAgattgattaatttaaaaaaaaaaaattgaaacaaagaCCAAGTCATGTCATTCATTGAGATCCGACATAGTTTGTCCAAGTTctgtcaaataataaaattattatcaactCAACAACTCGTAcgaaaacaattgaaataatTGTCCATGTTGGACtcattttaaagtctttgccTAGCATGAGGTCCAAATTTGTCTATGGATCAACTCAATAACTCTCTGAGTacaaaaacaatcaaaataattGCCCGacccattttaaagtctttgccCAACATCAAATCAACTCGAAAAATGTGTAATCATGTTCCTATATTTGCTTCCAAAAAAtgtcaaggaaagaaaaaaaaaattgctatcaaataattttctcatattttattatacaactaaaaataatttatcaacacTCAACAGTGAACTTAGTCGTGCACccaactttttttctttgttttttttaaaaaaagaagaaagttttAGGAGAATAGaaggaaatgaatgaaaaatataaaataaggttAAGGTTTTCATAGGATGAGAGGCACTCAAAGGTTGACGAACAAAGTATTTTTGTCATTTCATATCTAAGatttatgtgaaaaaaagaaagaagatgagGGTAGGAAGATTTAGGTCCAATTTTGAtgcttgttttttaaaatagttttgaaaaacggtttttgataatagttttttaaaattgttttataatgttttatagaacacTTATTTGGGAATGTAAAATGTTTGAAcatattttctacattttaaaaataaattttgtatgtactattttagttttaattatttttcatatttatataattattttttaagacaactcaagaaaataagggaaaacaattgaaagtaaataaataatgttatctaaaaaacatcatattttttgtttttaagaataaaatattgttttccattcttaaaaatagaaaagaagtagaaaatataatactatatttttagagaacatcttgtaattatttttacttttttttttaagtttattttaaaagataattatataaatatgtaaaatgattatctttatcaaattttttagaattatttttaaaaaacactttccaaataaaaccttaataaaTCTCTTTATCAAATCCTAATCCTAACTTCAATTCTAGTCATAattattttccttctctttcctttcctttcctttcctttcctttccttctcttcttatacataaatatttaaactaagaCATTACATCAATTTATCAAATCCATCTTAAGGATCATGTCAACAACTTTTAAACCACTTGGTGGATCCACTCATCCATCATTGATGATGGATTGATCCAAGGAAAAATaacaatatcttctatatgtaaCTTAAGTCATCTCACCATagctatcaaagaaaaaaaaaaacaaaaaacaaaatttaatgcaCAAAAATGGGATGAGGGCGTATAAGAAACTAATGAATGGTTATACATGAATAGATTGAAGATAACACAACTACCATCACAAATGATAGATGAAAAACAAGCATTACAACAATAATGAGCTTGTCCTTTTGCAACTATTCTTGTTGGGAAATATACCACACATGGGGCcatgaattaaattattgtACAAAATGTCtcataataaaaatgttacTTGCCTtactatttatatattttttaattaattaagttgTATAAATATTAAGTGTCTATTTggatagattttttattttctatttttaaaaataaaaaataacaataacttcaatataaaatataagaagtcTTAAgagttttatataaaaaaaatgaaatgtttttttttttttaaaaaaaatggatcaaatatttgagatattaaaaaagttttatcacctcaaatttaattttttattttttatttttaaaaaatgggagCATAAGACAAGTCTAAacctttttgtataaaaatttctatttttatataaaagtttctaattttaaaaagggaaaataaaaaatatatctaaatgaagcataaatgcttaaataaaatttattaaataataacattttaCTTAAACAAGTAGCATTTGTATGTAGCCTACTGTTGTAGTTGACCTAATCATGCACCcgaaattttttccttttcttctttgttttcaaaaGAAGGATTTGGTAGGATGAGATCTGGGAGGTTgaagaacaaaatatttttgtcatttCATACTTAAGATTTAtatgggaaaaagaaagaaattatgttttgtttaacACATTTTAGGTTCCCAAAcagtttttaacttattttctatatttttaaaaaaaattatatgtgctatttttgttttaatcatttttcatatttatatacttattttttaaaacaactcaaGAAGTAAAAACAactgaaaacaactaaaatattttttaaaaaacatcatattttcaatttttaaaaataaaaaaattgttttctattcttaaaaacataaaacaatttaaaaaaagaaaatatagtattttcaaataatacattttagttattttaatttgttttcactttttgtatggataaaatgttattttaaagtcatatttaaaaatataaaaaataagttaaaaacatttcaagttatcaaatagactttgttttataaaacagataaattagttttcaaaaattgtttttcagaaatgtttttaaaaacacttatcAAACAAAACCTTAACAATTTTCTTTATCAAATCTTAGTCCTCACTCTAATCCTAATCATAAGAATTTCCCATCTCTTTCGTCTCCTTCCCTTCTATTCTCTTATTACATATAAGTATCTAAATTAAGACATTAAATCAATTTATCAAACCCATCTTAAGGATTGTGTCAAAACTTTTATATCACTTGATGGATCCGCTCATCCATCATTCATTATCGATTAATCAACATAAAGATAACaatatcttatatatatgtaatttaaatCATCTCACCCTAGATTTGTAGATGTGAAATAGatattagaaaaaaacaaaatttaatgcaCAAAAATTGGGATGAGGGGGTAAAAGAAACTCAACAATGTTTACTATTGGTGCATGAATAGATTGCAGAGGACACAATTATCATTGTTTAATTAACAACTATTCTAATTGGAGAATGTACCATACATGGGTCCATGAATATACATTTAAATGGACTCATTATGGACAGAATGAGACCAACGAATACACATTCAAATGGACTGAGACCAACAAGGAAAATTATCACCATTCAAATGGATAGTGATGATCCAGACAGAATGCAAATCAGATTTGGAGGCTTAGATTTCAGTGTTTTTCGACGAGTTGGTTCACAATGCATATCATGTTCTTTAACCTGTATGTGGAGAGATACATAGGCCTATAGGTAAACAACCACAAAGAGCCCTTTTGGACTTACacaataaattaaagaaacaaatatgCAAATTAAGGAAACAAACATGCGGTAAGGATAccataaaaataagagaaatatttgaaggaataatttatgttttgacTTTCTATTAAAATGATTTATAGAAGtctttgttaaagaaaatacaAGACATGATAATAGGAACTAAATAACTACTCCAACTAACCTACAACCAAGCTTTCTTGATTTACAAGAGTTGATTTTATATTTGCAGATAAAACTGCTAACAAATCTCTAAGAATTCAACAATATCTCCTGTAAATCTTCTATTTGAATCCCTAGATAGGACTGAGCAACAAGCAACATGGTTGTTGTCCATGGGTGGTCAAATTTATCAGTAACCCAAGACTTCCATGCTCTCAAAAGCTCCATTTTAATCAaaggttgctgagaaaattacTAACAGGCTAGCAGAAGACCACTTATCACCAGATCTAGAATTAGCATCAAACAATAACACAACCcaggaaaacaaaaacattatttACATGCTTCACTAATGATATGCATTGATAACCATAACTTCTGGGGATATGATGCTGCTCAACAAGACAATGCATTTGTGAAGCTCAGACGAATCGCAAAAATCATAGAGGAAAATCTCTTGAGCATTACCACATATAAGgtacaagaaagaaaaagtcgATGTATGTGATCTATAGCTTGGGACTGAGATGGATCAGTGTTGaatattttcctaaaataaGCAGACTAATTACATTAAGAAATATTGATTGATATAGAACTTTAACCTCAACATTCAGAATTAATTAGGAAGAAGTTGAAAATACAGAAAACCTGAGGGAAGGAGCTAAGACACGGATGGAGGGATTGGCTTCACAGCATTTTGGATCCGCTGGAATGCCACTCTCACTCTTTCCTTGAGGCCTTCATTTTCGCTCTCAACATTCCCACTCTGTTTATCAAGATGCACCACATTTCCATCAACGCTTATCACCAGGTTCCCATTCCCTTCCAACTTCACATCTCCAAACAGAGAAACAAGAAGTGCGTGGATAACCTTTTCTGctttcttcccattttcttcttcagtTTTTATGGCCTCTGATTCAACTATTACCTTGGGGATCTCAAGACTGATATTTAAAACTAGAGCCACAATGGAGTCAGAGACCATGTCACTAATAGGATCTGATGTCCAATGCAGTGAAATATGCTTCTCTGAGTCATGCTTCACTGTCACCCGTTCATGGACTCGAAAAGCTGGAACCTCAGATTCTTCATCTGGCAATGACTCAACACTCTCATATATCTGCTTCAGCCTGTGCTTTATTACACCAAAGGCACCAGTGTAAGGAATAGTAATCCTCTGGGTGACATTTGCCGTGGATAGCTGCCAGAAGACATGGAGATCGTCAGGTGCCATTATCTGATAAGTGAACCCTTTCTTTACCAGTAAACCACTGACAGTTTCACCAACTTCTGGGGTCTTTTCAGCCAGCCTCCCAATGGTTTTTGCCATTTTTTCAGAGTTGAAATACATTTCAACTGACTGACAGTTCTTTGGGGAAATAATTTTGGTGTTGCAGTCAGCAAACTGGGTGATAAGCTTCTGTTTGAGCCTCCCCATCTCATTAGCTTCTCCATGAACAAGAATGATGTTAGGTGGCATGAGCTCCTTCAAGAATGTACTTGTCTGTGCAAAATCTGCATGGGCAGAGAAAGAAATGTAATGGACCTGCATGTTGAGGGGAGCAGTAAGACCATTCATTAAAGTAACTTCCTTGGGTTCATTAATGATGGTTTTTGCCAATGTCCCTCCCACGACATACCCAGGTATAACACATGCATTTTTCTTATCAGAGCACCACATATCAAACAGTTGTCTTGACAACCCACTCTGAAGCCCACCCGGGCTCGCCATCACCACTGATGGACCTACATCATTAAAATTCTCAATGCTCTTTAAGGGTGATATGTGCTTGAAGTCAAAGGGATTCGAATTTGCAAATTGGTTGCGGATCCTCTCATTCATGGAATTGATATATGTCTGGTAAACAGCCATGCACCTTTTTGCAAGGGGGGAAGCATAATATATGGGGACGTTATGGAGCTCAGGATGGTTAGACCAATACTCATCAAGGATAAGAAGGAGTTCTTGGGCACGACCTAGAGCATATGCAGGGATTAGAACACGGCCCCCTTGAGAAATGGTTGAGTGGATGACATCTGTGAAGCGCTTTTCTCGCACATGCCGAGGCTGATGGAG comes from the Vitis vinifera cultivar Pinot Noir 40024 chromosome 12, ASM3070453v1 genome and includes:
- the LOC100261042 gene encoding cleavage and polyadenylation specificity factor subunit 3-I isoform X2 translates to MKWAVPVSTCPIKGKPYCFHLDHAASLPYFLEKTTFKGRVFMTHATKAIYKLLLSDYVKVSKVSVEDMLYDEQDILRSMDKIEVIDFHQTLEVNGIRFWCYTAGHVLGAAMFMVDIAGVRVLYTGDYSREEDRHLRAAEIPQFCPDICIIESTYGVQLHQPRHVREKRFTDVIHSTISQGGRVLIPAYALGRAQELLLILDEYWSNHPELHNVPIYYASPLAKRCMAVYQTYINSMNERIRNQFANSNPFDFKHISPLKSIENFNDVGPSVVMASPGGLQSGLSRQLFDMWCSDKKNACVIPGYVVGGTLAKTIINEPKEVTLMNGLTAPLNMQVHYISFSAHADFAQTSTFLKELMPPNIILVHGEANEMGRLKQKLITQFADCNTKIISPKNCQSVEMYFNSEKMAKTIGRLAEKTPEVGETVSGLLVKKGFTYQIMAPDDLHVFWQLSTANVTQRITIPYTGAFGVIKHRLKQIYESVESLPDEESEVPAFRVHERVTVKHDSEKHISLHWTSDPISDMVSDSIVALVLNISLEIPKVIVESEAIKTEEENGKKAEKVIHALLVSLFGDVKLEGNGNLVISVDGNVVHLDKQSGNVESENEGLKERVRVAFQRIQNAVKPIPPSVS
- the LOC100261042 gene encoding cleavage and polyadenylation specificity factor subunit 3-I isoform X1; the encoded protein is MASTGPSQSLKRPDSSLTRGDQLIITPLGAGNEVGRSCVYMSYKGKTILFDCGIHPAYSGMAALPYFDEIDPSTIDVLLVTHFHLDHAASLPYFLEKTTFKGRVFMTHATKAIYKLLLSDYVKVSKVSVEDMLYDEQDILRSMDKIEVIDFHQTLEVNGIRFWCYTAGHVLGAAMFMVDIAGVRVLYTGDYSREEDRHLRAAEIPQFCPDICIIESTYGVQLHQPRHVREKRFTDVIHSTISQGGRVLIPAYALGRAQELLLILDEYWSNHPELHNVPIYYASPLAKRCMAVYQTYINSMNERIRNQFANSNPFDFKHISPLKSIENFNDVGPSVVMASPGGLQSGLSRQLFDMWCSDKKNACVIPGYVVGGTLAKTIINEPKEVTLMNGLTAPLNMQVHYISFSAHADFAQTSTFLKELMPPNIILVHGEANEMGRLKQKLITQFADCNTKIISPKNCQSVEMYFNSEKMAKTIGRLAEKTPEVGETVSGLLVKKGFTYQIMAPDDLHVFWQLSTANVTQRITIPYTGAFGVIKHRLKQIYESVESLPDEESEVPAFRVHERVTVKHDSEKHISLHWTSDPISDMVSDSIVALVLNISLEIPKVIVESEAIKTEEENGKKAEKVIHALLVSLFGDVKLEGNGNLVISVDGNVVHLDKQSGNVESENEGLKERVRVAFQRIQNAVKPIPPSVS